In Candidatus Dadabacteria bacterium, the DNA window TTGCCGGGATGAAAACAGGGCTTGTCCGCGCCGGACTCAAAAACCGCCGCCCCCTCCGGAACATTAAACGCCGTGGCGAGCGTCTTCTCCGCAAGCCCTTTCATGTCAAAGAAATCAAACCCCTCCCTCTCCCACAGCCGGGCGTCTCCCGCGCCCGCCGCAACTGCGGCAAACATCCTCTCCTCTCTCGGCAACTGCCCGCTGCCCTTGTGGAAAAACACCTTGCCCGTCTCAAAAAGCCGCGCGGCGGGCAACTGCCTTGACAGATTGAATTTCAGGTTTTTCATAAGCCCCGCAAGCATGGTGTTTCTCATAACGGACAGGTCGCGCGAGATGGGGTTGAGAATCTCCACCGCCGGGTCGGGGCTGAACGCGCGCAACAGGTCGGGGTTTTCAAACCCGTAGTTCACCGCCTCGGAAAAACCGGCGAAAACAAAGACGTTTTCCATTGTCTCATGCGCGGCGGCGCGGCGGTCTGCGCAACCGGCAAGCATTCCGAAACCCGGCTCGGCCTCCTCAATGGCGTCATACCCGAAGAGGCGGGCTATCTCCTCCGCCACATCCGCCGGGCGCGACACATCGGGCCTGAATGTGGGAATTTTCACACGGACGGGGTCGCCTGAGCCGGTTACCTCAAAGCCGAGCGCGGAGAGGAGGTTTGCCGTCTCCTCCCTGTCAAAGTCGGCTCCGAGGGTTTTCCACACTTTTTCAAGCGACACGTCAATCTCAAGCGGACGAACCTCTTCGGGGCAAACGTCCGCAATCATGCCGCGGGACGAGCCGCCCGCAACGGAGAGCATCAATTCCGCCGCTCTTGCAAGGGCGGGCGGCGGCGCGGCGGGGTCAACCCCCCTTTCAAATCTGTATGACGACTCCGAGGACAGTTTCAGGCGTTTTGAAGAGCGCCTCACGACCGGCGGACTGAAACAGGCGGCTTCAAGAAGCACGTCTTTTGTTTCCCCGCTCACGGCGGACTCTTCGCCGCCCATTATCCCCGCAATGGCAACGGGACCCGCGCCGTCCGCTATTACAAGGTCCTGCGGGGAAAGGTCGTATTTTTGTGAATCAAGCGCAAGCAGCGACTCCCCTTTTTTCGCGTTTCTTACCGCAAGGACGCAACCGCCCTCCGCCGCTTTGAGTTTGCCCCGGTCAAACGCATGCAGGGGCTGTCCGGTTTCAAGCATAACAAGGTTTGTTATGTCCACAATGTTGTTGACGGGCTTGATTCCGCACGCAGACAGGCGCGCCCGAAGCCACAGGGGGGACGTCTCCACCTTGACGCCGCTCACGAGGGCGAGGCAGTAGCGGGAGCAGGCGTCCGTATTCTCAATAACGGGGGGGCGGATACCGCTCTCATTGCGGACGGGCGCGGGCGGGGGGTTTTGAACCTTCAAAACTCCGCCCGTGGCGGCGGCAACCTCTCTGGCTATCCCCGTTACGCTGAGGCAGTCCGGTCTGTTCGGAGTAACGGCAATCTCTATCACCGTGTCTTCAAGGTCTGCAATGTCCGCAAGCGGAGTTCCGGGGGCAACCGCGCCCGGCAGTATCATAATTCCGTCCGATTTGGCGGCGGTAAGTCCGAGTTCGGCTTCGGAGCACAGCATTCCGTCCGATTCGCATCCCCGGATTTTCGCCTTTTTGATTGTGAGCCCTTCGGGAAAAGCGGCGGTTTCCGGCAACCGCGCTCCCGGCAGGGCGAGAACCACCGCGTCTCCCGCCTTCATATTTGACGCTCCGCAAACTATCCGTCTGCCGCCTGAGCCGTCCGAGACGGAGCAGAGGGACAGGCGGTCTGCGTTCGGGTGGGGAGACACATCCTCCACACGCGCGGCAACTACGTTGTCGGGCAAAAGGTGAGTCAGCGATTCCACCTCAAGCCCGGCCATGGTAAGGGTTTCGGCAATCTCCTGCGGGGAGAGGTCAAAATCCACATACTCTTTGAGCCATTTTACTGTCGTCTTCATAAAAAACCGCCGTCCGGTGTGTATGATTGTAAAATAGTTGCCGTATAAATCAAACCACGGCGGGCAGTTATGGAAAAACCGGAACGTGACAACCTGCGCGGGCGCATAGAGGACGAAATAGACGGGCGCGGCGCGGTAACCTTTGAGAGGTTTATGGAGCGCGCCCTTTACGAGCCGGAGATTGGATACTACTCACGCGCGCCCCGCATCGGCAAAGAGGGCGATTTTTATACCGGCCCCTCGGCGCACCGGGCGTTCGGGGAGACTGTGGCGCGAGTGGCAACCGCATTGAAAAAACGGCTTGGTAGAGCGGACATAGTTGAGGCGGGCGGGGGAGACGGGACGCTTGCAAATGACATACTGTCCGCCCTTGCAAGAGACGACCCTGAAACATACGGGGGCGTCAAATACACTCTGGTTGACCGTTGCGAACCGGAGGTTTGCGCGGCGCGGGGGCATAAGAACTTCCGCAGGGTGAAAAGTTTTGATGAGGCGGGGCGGATTGAGGGGATGATATTTTCAAACGAGTTGTTTGACGCGCTTCCGTTTCACCGCCTTGTGTTCAGGGGCGGGAAGATAAGGGAGATAATGATTTCGCGGGGTTTCAGGGAAGCCGGGGGCGAATTGTCAGACCCGGCTCTGGCGGCGTATTTTGACAGGTGCGGCGGAGTGGAAAAGATGGGTTTTGCCGAGGGGCAGCGGTTTGAGGTGTGCCTTGCGGCGGCTGAGATGGTGAAGCGCATGGCGCAAACGCTGAAAAAAGGGCTTATTCTAACGATAGACTACGGCTTCCGAACCGATGAACTTTACAGCCCGGACAGAAAAGAGGGCACTTTCAAGTGCGTGTCCGGTCACCGGATAAGCGAGTCTCCCTATGAGAATATCGGGGAGCAGGATATTACGGCGCATGTTGATTTTGGAAATCTTGAATATGAGGGAGAGGCGGCGGGGCTTGCGACGCTGAAATACACAACGCAGGGGCAGTTTCTTGTTGATTGGGGGATTATGGAGGCGGTCAAGGAAAATCCGGAGGAAGTCGGGGCTATAAAGAACCTGTTTATGCCCGGAATGATGGGGGACAGTTTTAGGGCTTTGATGCAGGTAAAGAACGCGCCGGAACTGGAAGAGGGGTTTTATCCTGAAAGTCCGTTGAGGATTTCATTCGGGGCGGATTGAGAAAGGGGCTACCTTATGGTAAGTTACGCCCAAAGGAAAATCGGGATGGAGTTGTGCTTGGAAATACTTGAGGTCGGGACCGCCATTCTTACCTTAGTGGCGATATTGCTCGGAATAGCCGGAGGCATGATGCGGAACGGCGGTCTAATTATGATTGCAGTATGCTTGTTTGTTGTTGTTTATGTTCTCACATCAATT includes these proteins:
- the pheT gene encoding phenylalanine--tRNA ligase subunit beta gives rise to the protein MKTTVKWLKEYVDFDLSPQEIAETLTMAGLEVESLTHLLPDNVVAARVEDVSPHPNADRLSLCSVSDGSGGRRIVCGASNMKAGDAVVLALPGARLPETAAFPEGLTIKKAKIRGCESDGMLCSEAELGLTAAKSDGIMILPGAVAPGTPLADIADLEDTVIEIAVTPNRPDCLSVTGIAREVAAATGGVLKVQNPPPAPVRNESGIRPPVIENTDACSRYCLALVSGVKVETSPLWLRARLSACGIKPVNNIVDITNLVMLETGQPLHAFDRGKLKAAEGGCVLAVRNAKKGESLLALDSQKYDLSPQDLVIADGAGPVAIAGIMGGEESAVSGETKDVLLEAACFSPPVVRRSSKRLKLSSESSYRFERGVDPAAPPPALARAAELMLSVAGGSSRGMIADVCPEEVRPLEIDVSLEKVWKTLGADFDREETANLLSALGFEVTGSGDPVRVKIPTFRPDVSRPADVAEEIARLFGYDAIEEAEPGFGMLAGCADRRAAAHETMENVFVFAGFSEAVNYGFENPDLLRAFSPDPAVEILNPISRDLSVMRNTMLAGLMKNLKFNLSRQLPAARLFETGKVFFHKGSGQLPREERMFAAVAAGAGDARLWEREGFDFFDMKGLAEKTLATAFNVPEGAAVFESGADKPCFHPGKSARIAIGGETAGNLGEIHPETARAFELEGVVALELNLEKLYAFAEVDPKPVLSEVFLQEKKKKDEFVSLVSSVGGRSQLTPEELNAIHRGFDRNWRRKFPSLRRDVVFVVKKEIEAGSMVSGVRGVSPLVERVWIFDLFEDKSLGDGMKSVGISMVLRSAEKTLTDEDANLVCEKAVKTLGDSFGARVRQ
- a CDS encoding SAM-dependent methyltransferase — translated: MEKPERDNLRGRIEDEIDGRGAVTFERFMERALYEPEIGYYSRAPRIGKEGDFYTGPSAHRAFGETVARVATALKKRLGRADIVEAGGGDGTLANDILSALARDDPETYGGVKYTLVDRCEPEVCAARGHKNFRRVKSFDEAGRIEGMIFSNELFDALPFHRLVFRGGKIREIMISRGFREAGGELSDPALAAYFDRCGGVEKMGFAEGQRFEVCLAAAEMVKRMAQTLKKGLILTIDYGFRTDELYSPDRKEGTFKCVSGHRISESPYENIGEQDITAHVDFGNLEYEGEAAGLATLKYTTQGQFLVDWGIMEAVKENPEEVGAIKNLFMPGMMGDSFRALMQVKNAPELEEGFYPESPLRISFGAD